In a single window of the Nicotiana tomentosiformis chromosome 8, ASM39032v3, whole genome shotgun sequence genome:
- the LOC138898010 gene encoding uncharacterized protein, whose translation MEVKRVIEGMDGDEAVAAMEEEEATVTTSTMELKSTRYSKAVVVDIEEEEDVATTKKIMDKEEVESTLLMALKEEDKDDCSSWYLDNGASNHMCGCKEKFVEINKTVKVHMAKNRLFSLNLKTIDAKCLKANVQDESWCWHMRFEHLNFEELKSMGEKNVVHGIPSISHPNQLCEACLLGKHARRSFPKEAMSRSTKPL comes from the exons ATGGAGGTAAAAAGAGTTATAGAGGGAATGGACGGGGACGAGGCCGTGGCAGCTATGGAAGAGGAAGAAGCaacggtaacaacttcaacaatggAGTTAAAATCCACCAGATATTCAAAGGCCGTGGTCGTGGACATAGaggaggaagaggacgtggctactaccaagaaaataatggataAAG aagaagttgagtCAACACTGTTGAtggcactcaaggaagaagacaaggatgattgcagctcgtggtatttggacaatggagcaagcaatcatatgtgtggatgcaaagagaagtttgtggagatcaataaaaCAGTGAAag tgcatatggctAAGAATAGATTATTCTCTTTGAATCTTAAgacaattgatgcaaagtgtttgaaggctaatgtgcaagatgaatcatggtgttggcacatGCGATTTGAGCACTTGAACTTTGAAGAgctcaaatcaatgggagaaaagaacgtggtgcatgggataccatcaataagccatcccaatcaattgtgtgaagcttgtcttcttggaaaacatgcaaggaggagttttccaaaggaggccatgtcaagatcaaccaaaCCGCTTTAG